One region of Pogona vitticeps strain Pit_001003342236 chromosome 1, PviZW2.1, whole genome shotgun sequence genomic DNA includes:
- the ZNF513 gene encoding zinc finger protein 513 isoform X1: MPRRKQRHPQPVKVEAPGAPAEPPGEEGPAPRDRFLLKPGSELEEDEEEESGGGGGAPPALVAFEKDSEDSLGEMPGGLPPPTPYATLSEEFPLLRQAPPREGEEEEEDEEESEGLGPSCQHCGLPTPGPAPCCLPELGEEEGSPKGPRVVFSCQLCPFASHYSSHLKRHMKTHNGEKPYRCPHCPYASAQLVNLTRHLRTHTGEKPYRCPTCPFACSSLGNLKRHQRVHGQERPLRCSACNCRCAQADPLQPPGMGIRPGEAEEAPPVVDQEAEPPPPLLPSSPFLRPEDSATVLPELLFPFTCQACGLVLEADEGLGEPVCGRCSLAVLGAEPASPKGFSCQLCPFVTTYPNHLARHMKTHSGEKPFACALCPYASAHLDNLKRHQRVHTGEKPYKCPLCPYACGNLANLKRHGRIHSGDKPFRCRLCSYSCNQSMNLKRHMLRHTGEKPFQCRVCPYTTGHWDNYKRHQKVHGQGLAEEGAGAGPDSSLP; encoded by the exons ATGCCCCGCCGGAAGCAGCGCCACCCGCAGCCCGTCAAAG TGGAGGCGCCCGGAGCCCCCGCCGAGCCCCCGGGAGAGGAAGGCCCGGCGCCGCGGGACCGCTTCCTCTTGAAACCGGGCTCGGAGctggaggaggacgaggaggaggagagcggcggcggcggcggcgccccccCGGCCCTCGTCGCCTTCGAGAAGGACTCGGAAG ACTCCCTTGGGGAGATGCCCGGAGGACTGCCACCCCCAACGCCTTACGCCACCCTGAGCGAGGAGTTCCCGCTTCTGCGCCAGGCCCCCcccagagagggagaggaggaggaagaggacgaggAGGAGAGCGAGGGCCTGGGCCCGTCCTGCCAGCACTGCGGCCTGCCCACCCCTGGCCCGGCCCCCTGCTGCCTGCCCGAGCTGGGGGAAGAGGAGGGCTCCCCCAAGGGCCCCCGCGTGGTTTTCTCCTGCCAGCTGTGCCCCTTTGCCTCCCACTACTCCAGCCACCTCAAGCGGCACATGAAGACCCACAACGGGGAGAAGCCTTACCGCTGCCCGCACTGCCCCTACGCCTCTGCCCAGCTGGTCAACCTGACCCGCCACCTGCGCACTCACACGGGCGAGAAGCCCTACCGCTGCCCCACCTGCCCCTTCGCTTGCAGCAGCCTCGGCAACCTCAAGCGGCACCAGCGGGTCCACGGCCAGGAACGGCCCCTGCGATGCAGCGCCTGCAACTGCCGCTGCGCCCAGGCCGACCCGCTCCAGCCGCCTGGCATGGGGATCCGCCCGGGGGAAGCGGAGGAGGCGCCGCCGGTGGTGGACCAGGAGGCAG agcctccGCCTCCACTGTTGCCCAGCTCCCCGTTCCTGCGGCCGGAGGACTCTGCCACGGTCCTGCCCGAACTGCTTTTTCCGTTCACTTGCCAAGCGTGCGGCCTGGTGCTGGAGGCCGACGAGGGCTTGGGCGAGCCCGTGTGTGGGCGCTGCAGCCTGGCCGTGCTGGGGGCCGAGCCCGCTTCCCCCAAGGGCTTCTCCTGCCAGCTGTGCCCCTTCGTCACCACTTACCCCAACCACCTGGCCCGCCACATGAAGACGCACAGCGGGGAAAAGCCCTTCGCCTGCGCGCTCTGCCCTTACGCCTCGGCCCACCTGGACAACCTCAAGCGCCACCAGCGGGTGCACACCGGCGAGAAGCCCTACAAGTGCCCGCTCTGCCCGTACGCCTGCGGGAACCTGGCAAACCTCAAGCGCCACGGCCGCATCCACTCTGGGGACAAGCCCTTCCGCTGCCGCCTCTGCTCGTACTCTTGCAACCAGAGCATGAACCTCAAGCGCCACATGCTGCGGCACACGGGGGAAAAACCCTTCCAGTGCCGGGTCTGCCCCTACACCACCGGCCACTGGGACAACTACAAGCGCCACCAGAAAGTACATGGCCAGGGTTTGGCCGAGGAGGGGGCAGGGGCTGGCCCAGACAGCAGCCTCCCCTga
- the LOC110087003 gene encoding uncharacterized protein LOC110087003, translating to MALLPPALRTLTSQIVHATCHNIGPQQGLQQEDPRGAGCGASSIPGLPSLGLPPPPRPSPPAPAKGAPGLPAGLRKRPRPLFGPTRESAAAGGSPAGPGGRASPAPPGPARPAFREDPDSSQDSPPPPPAGESDYTSRDAVRRPSWGWGWGWGGRPAGSSGSADQRRARQLPIPPRAGGGEAVEARSSGGERSRTGAAFPGTRERGRARPSGSPLPPPPPPPGPGQSGAPAEGSRPRLEPGAAGWPEGEAGGGMKRPTGGAPTSLGGAVLGLFGRKAAAAAPRAPEREAPLPPAGAGAGAAESPPVAPAGARGASPRAEPAGAGAGEGWLECPLCLLAQPPPAFRTLPGCGHRSCRACLEEYLRLAIGESRVPVACPHCPAPLQPADLPLLLPEAGAGAAAALRDKYEEYLLRRVLVADPGTRWCPAPDCSYAVIAYGCAECPRLVCGRQGCGTEFCYHCRQPWHPDSSCKPAWEEWKQDSPVGAPERSPQPIQKEEATPDPNTIKVCPRCGAFIMKINDGSCNRMNCTVCGCLFCWLCVREITDVHFLSPSGCTFWGKKPWSRTRKLLWQLGMVLGAPMVISLVAGLAVPVITLGIPIYMGKKVLSHGRKSKLSSCQQCLSVASSIILSLFISPVVTAVTVGVGVPLMLTYIYGVVVLSLCRNRWGCGSPQRRAGEPSSMELENLAKLNELLAVLPTPTGAEMRAGAAAPTPPLPSGSRQQQEEETGQTEGGPRFGSMAVAGAGSLLREAPDTSYREGLHVVEVEVEAEPPTTFEGSLCSAVSSRSCSTDTLANTSDGGSLAGVTTE from the exons ATGGCCCTCCTCCCACCAGCTCTCAGGACTTTGACCTCTCAGATTGTACACGCCACCTGTCACAATATTGGGCCTCAGCAGGGGCTCCAG CAGGAGGACCCGCGAGGTGCGGGGTGCGGGGCCTCTTCCATTCCCGGGCTTCCTTCGctcggccttcctcctcctccgagaCCCTCCCCTCCCGCCCCGGCCAAAGGAGCTCCGGGGCTCCCGGCGGGCCTGAGGAAGAGGCCCCGCCCGCTCTTCGGACCCACCCGGGAAAGCGCCGCTGCTGGAGGGTCACCAGCCGGGCCCGGAGGTCGGGCATCTCCCGCcccgcccggcccggcccggcccgctTTCCGTGAAGATCCGGACTCCAGCCAGgattctcccccgcccccccccgccggaGAAAGCGACTACACTTCCCGGGATGCTGTGCGACGGccgagctgggggtgggggtgggggtggggggggcgccCAGCTGGGAGCTCCGGCTCCGCGGACCAGAGGCGAGCCCGGCAGCTCCCCATCCCTCCCCGGGCCGGCGGCGGGGAGGCCGTCGAGGCGCGCAGCTCCGGAGGGGAGCGCTCCCGGACCGGCGCCGCCTTCCCCGGGACGAGGGAGAGGGGCCGGGCCCGCCCGTCGGGgtccccgctgccgccgccgccgccgccgccgggcccgGGGCAGAGCGGGGCGCCCGCCGAGGGGAGCCGGCCGCGCCTTGAGCCCGGCGCCGCGGGATGGCCTGAGGGGGAGGCGGGCGGCGGCATGAAGCGGCCCACGGGGGGGGCTCCGACCTCGCTGGGCGGCGCCGTCCTGGGCCTGTTCGggaggaaggcggcggcggcggctccccgGGCGCCCGAGCGGGAAGCCCCGCTACCaccggcgggggcgggggcgggggcggcggagAGCCCTCCGGTGGCCCCGGCGGGGGCGAGGGGCGCGTCTCCGAGGGCCGAgccggcgggggcgggggcgggcgaGGGCTGGCTGGAGTGCCCGCTCTGCCTGCTGGCCCAGCCGCCCCCGGCCTTCCGGACCCTCCCGGGCTGCGGCCACCGCTCCTGCCGGGCCTGCCTGGAGGAGTACCTGCGGCTGGCCATCGGCGAGAGCCGCGTGCCGGTGGCGTGCCCGCACTGCCCGGCCCCGCTCCAGCCGGCCGACCTCCCCCTGCTGCTGCCCGAGGccggggcgggggcggcggccgCCCTCCGCGACAAGTACGAGGAGTACCTGCTGCGGCGCGTGCTGGTGGCCGACCCGGGCACTCGCTGGTGCCCGGCTCCGGACTGCAG CTACGCGGTGATTGCCTACGGCTGTGCCGAATGCCCCCGCCTGGTCTGTGGCCGCCAGGGCTGCGGGACCGAGTTCTGCTACCACTGCCGGCAGCCATGGCACCCCGACTCCTCCTGCAAGCCAGCCTGGGAGGAATGGAAGCAAGACAGTCCCGTGGGAGCCCCGGAGCGCTCCCCGCAGCCCATCCAGAAGGAGGAGGCCACCCCAG aCCCCAACACCATCAAGGTCTGCCCCCGCTGCGGTGCCTTCATCATGAAGATCAACGATGGTAGCTGCAACCGCATGAACTGCACCGTCTGCGGCTGCCTCTTCTGCTGGCTGTGCGTGCGAGAAATCACTGacgtccacttcctcag cCCATCGGGGTGTACCTTTTGGGGGAAGAAGCCCTGGTCCCGGACGCGGAAGCTCCTCTGGCAGCTAGGCATGGTGCTTGGCGCCCCAATGGTCATCTCACTGGTTGCTGGTCTTGCTGTGCCAGTCATCACACTGGGGATCCCCATCTACATGGGGAAAAAG GTTTTGAGCCACGGACGCAAGAGCAAGCTCTCCAGCTGCCAGCAGTGCCTGTCTGTGGCCAGCAGCATCATCCTCTCCCTCTTCATCTCCCCAGTCGTTACGGCTGTCACGGTCG GAGTGGGAGTGCCTCTGATGCTCACCTACATCTATGGGGTCGTGGTTCTCTCTCTGTGTCGGAATCGCTGGGGCTGCGGGAGCCCCCAAAGGAGAGCTGGGGAGCCAAGTTCAATGGAGCTGGAAAACCTCGCCAAAC TAAATGAGCTGCTAGCCGTGCTGCCCACCCCCACGGGGGCTGAGATGCGGGCCGGGGCCGCCGCGCCGACCCCCCCTCTGCCCAGTGGAAGCCGtcagcaacaggaggaggagacggGCCAGACGGAGGGAGGCCCCCGGTTTGGCAGCATGGCCGTCGCTGGGGCCGGGAGCCTGCTCAGGGAAGCCCCAGACACCTCTTACAG GGAGGGCTTGCACGTGGTGGAAGTGGAAGTGGAGGCCGAGCCCCCGACCACCTTCGAGGGCAGCCTCTGCAGCGCCGTCTCCAGCCGCAGCTGCTCCACGGACACTCTCGCCAACACCAGTGACGGGGGCAGCTTGGCTGGTGTGACGACCGAATGA
- the PPM1G gene encoding protein phosphatase 1G produces MGAYLSQPSTTKSSGDGDGAGPRPLHFGYSAMQGWRVSMEDAHNCIPELDSETAMFSVYDGHGGEEVALYCAKYLPEIIKDQKAYKEGKLQKALEDAFLAIDAKLTTEEVIKELFLMAGRSREDGEEKEAKVADEDDVDQEEEALLHEEATMTIEELLTRYGQNCVKGKLGPTGRKPAAVAAASQEDPQGLNLNGEAGTEELGRHPWTAPKVEEEEEEEEENGKPCPKSTASLSPGLDVGGGGDAGPPQKEGAEGGAPTPGEAEPSCSSASKAQRAAKSRFFDDSEDESEEDAEEEEEEEEDNEDSEECSEDEEGYSSEEAENEEEEEEEEDDTEEAEEEEEEEEDMMLPGMEGKEKPGSDSGTTAVVALIRGKQLFVANAGDSRCVVSEGGKAVDMSYDHKPEDEVELARIKNAGGKVTMDGRVNGGLNLSRAIGDHFYKRNKNLPPEEQMISALPDIKVLTINEDHDFMVIACDGIWNVMSSQEVVDFVQSKISQKGEDGQLRSLSSIAEELLDRCLAPDTSGDGTGCDNMTCILISFKPRPSQGSATTEGGKRKLEEATAPAGATPTEESCSKKARQD; encoded by the exons ATGGGCGCCTACCTGTCGCAGCCCAGCACCACCAAGAGCTCCGGGGACGGGGATGGGGCCGGGCCGCGCCCGCTTCACTTCGGCTACAGCGCCATGCAGGGCTGGCGGGTCTCCATGGAG GACGCCCACAACTGCATCCCGGAGCTGGACAGCGAGACGGCCATGTTCTCCGTCTACGACGGGCACGGAG GGGAAGAAGTGGCTCTGTATTGCGCCAAGTACCTCCCAGAGATCATCAAGGACCAGAAGGCCTACAAGGAAGGCAAATTGCAGAAG GCCCTAGAGGATGCCTTTCTGGCCATTGATGCCAAGCTGACCACAGAAGAAGTGATCAAGGAACTCTTCCTGATGGCTGGGCGCTCTCGAGAAGatggggaggaaaaagaagcGAAGGTGGCAGATGAAGATGATG TGGACCAGGAGGAGGAAGCCTTGCTGCACGAGGAGGCCACCATGACCATCGAGGAGTTGCTGACACGCTACGGCCAAAACTGCGTTAAAGGCAAGCTCGGGCCAACTGGCAGGAagccggcggcggtggcggcagcgtCCCAGGAGGACCCCCAGGGGCTCAACCTCAATGGCGAAGCAGGGACTGAGGAGCTCGGGAGGCATCCGTGGACTGCCCCgaaggtggaagaggaggaggaggaggaggaggagaatggcaAACCGTGCCCTAAGTCCACTGCCAGTCTCTCCCCTGGCCTGGatgtgggtgggggaggagatgCAGGGCCCCCCCAGAAGGAGGGGGCGGAAGGAGGAGCCCCTACCCCAGGGGAAGCGGAACCCTCCTGCTCTTCTGCAAGCAAGGCCCAGCGGGCGGCCAAGTCCCGATTCTTTGACGACAGCGAGGATGAGTCAGAGGAAGAcgccgaggaggaagaggaagaagaggaagacaacGAGGACAGTGAG GAATGCAGTGAAGATGAGGAGGGCTACAGCAGCGAGGAAGCCGaaaacgaggaggaggaggaggaggaggaggatgacacagaagaggcagaggaagaggaggaggaggaggaagacatgaTGCTTCCTGGcatggaggggaaggagaag CCTGGCTCGGACAGCGGCACAACGGCTGTGGTGGCCCTGATCCGGGGCAAGCAGCTCTTTGTGGCCAACGCGGGGGACTCTCGCTGCGTGGTGTCTGAGGGCGGCAAGGCCGTGGACATGTCCTACGACCACAAGCCGGAGGACGAGGTGGAGCTGGCCAGGATCAAGAACGCGGGCGGGAAAGTCACCATGGACGGCCGGGTGAATGGAGGCCTGAACCTCTCCCGAGCGATCG GCGATCATTTCTACAAGCGTAACAAGAACCTACCTCCCGAGGAGCAGATGATCTCTGCCCTGCCGGACATCAAAGTGTTGACCATTAATGAGGACCACGATTTCATGGTCATTGCCTGTGATGGCATCTG GAACGTCATGAGCAGCCAAGAGGTGGTGGATTTTGTGCAGTCCAAGATCTCTCAGAAGGGGGAAGACGGACAGCTGCGGTCCCTTTCGTCCATAGCTGAAGAA CTCCTGGACCGCTGCTTGGCTCCAGACACCTCTGGGGATGGAACCGGGTGCGACAACATGACCTGCATCCTCATCTCGTTCAAGCCACGCCCCAGCCAGGGTTCTGCCACCACGGAGGGGGGCAAACGGAAGCTAGAAGAGGCCACAGCGCCTGCAGGGGCCACCCCCACGGAAGAGAGCTGTAGCAAGAAAGCCCGGCAggactag
- the ZNF513 gene encoding zinc finger protein 513 isoform X2 encodes MPRRKQRHPQPVKDSLGEMPGGLPPPTPYATLSEEFPLLRQAPPREGEEEEEDEEESEGLGPSCQHCGLPTPGPAPCCLPELGEEEGSPKGPRVVFSCQLCPFASHYSSHLKRHMKTHNGEKPYRCPHCPYASAQLVNLTRHLRTHTGEKPYRCPTCPFACSSLGNLKRHQRVHGQERPLRCSACNCRCAQADPLQPPGMGIRPGEAEEAPPVVDQEAEPPPPLLPSSPFLRPEDSATVLPELLFPFTCQACGLVLEADEGLGEPVCGRCSLAVLGAEPASPKGFSCQLCPFVTTYPNHLARHMKTHSGEKPFACALCPYASAHLDNLKRHQRVHTGEKPYKCPLCPYACGNLANLKRHGRIHSGDKPFRCRLCSYSCNQSMNLKRHMLRHTGEKPFQCRVCPYTTGHWDNYKRHQKVHGQGLAEEGAGAGPDSSLP; translated from the exons ATGCCCCGCCGGAAGCAGCGCCACCCGCAGCCCGTCAAAG ACTCCCTTGGGGAGATGCCCGGAGGACTGCCACCCCCAACGCCTTACGCCACCCTGAGCGAGGAGTTCCCGCTTCTGCGCCAGGCCCCCcccagagagggagaggaggaggaagaggacgaggAGGAGAGCGAGGGCCTGGGCCCGTCCTGCCAGCACTGCGGCCTGCCCACCCCTGGCCCGGCCCCCTGCTGCCTGCCCGAGCTGGGGGAAGAGGAGGGCTCCCCCAAGGGCCCCCGCGTGGTTTTCTCCTGCCAGCTGTGCCCCTTTGCCTCCCACTACTCCAGCCACCTCAAGCGGCACATGAAGACCCACAACGGGGAGAAGCCTTACCGCTGCCCGCACTGCCCCTACGCCTCTGCCCAGCTGGTCAACCTGACCCGCCACCTGCGCACTCACACGGGCGAGAAGCCCTACCGCTGCCCCACCTGCCCCTTCGCTTGCAGCAGCCTCGGCAACCTCAAGCGGCACCAGCGGGTCCACGGCCAGGAACGGCCCCTGCGATGCAGCGCCTGCAACTGCCGCTGCGCCCAGGCCGACCCGCTCCAGCCGCCTGGCATGGGGATCCGCCCGGGGGAAGCGGAGGAGGCGCCGCCGGTGGTGGACCAGGAGGCAG agcctccGCCTCCACTGTTGCCCAGCTCCCCGTTCCTGCGGCCGGAGGACTCTGCCACGGTCCTGCCCGAACTGCTTTTTCCGTTCACTTGCCAAGCGTGCGGCCTGGTGCTGGAGGCCGACGAGGGCTTGGGCGAGCCCGTGTGTGGGCGCTGCAGCCTGGCCGTGCTGGGGGCCGAGCCCGCTTCCCCCAAGGGCTTCTCCTGCCAGCTGTGCCCCTTCGTCACCACTTACCCCAACCACCTGGCCCGCCACATGAAGACGCACAGCGGGGAAAAGCCCTTCGCCTGCGCGCTCTGCCCTTACGCCTCGGCCCACCTGGACAACCTCAAGCGCCACCAGCGGGTGCACACCGGCGAGAAGCCCTACAAGTGCCCGCTCTGCCCGTACGCCTGCGGGAACCTGGCAAACCTCAAGCGCCACGGCCGCATCCACTCTGGGGACAAGCCCTTCCGCTGCCGCCTCTGCTCGTACTCTTGCAACCAGAGCATGAACCTCAAGCGCCACATGCTGCGGCACACGGGGGAAAAACCCTTCCAGTGCCGGGTCTGCCCCTACACCACCGGCCACTGGGACAACTACAAGCGCCACCAGAAAGTACATGGCCAGGGTTTGGCCGAGGAGGGGGCAGGGGCTGGCCCAGACAGCAGCCTCCCCTga